Proteins from a single region of Peromyscus eremicus chromosome 9, PerEre_H2_v1, whole genome shotgun sequence:
- the Pou4f1 gene encoding POU domain, class 4, transcription factor 1, which yields MMSMNSKQPHFAMHPTLPEHKYPSLHSSSEAIRRACLPTPPLQSNLFASLDETLLARAEALAAVDIAVSQGKSHPFKPDATYHTMNSVPCTSTSTVPLAHHHHHHHHHQALEPGDLLDHISSPSLALMAGAGGAGAAGGGGGAHDGPGGGGGPGGGGGPGGGGPGGGGGGGGGPGSGGGPGGGLLGGSAHPHPHMHGLGHLSHPAAAAAMNMPSGLPHPGLVAAAAHHGAAAAAAAAAAGQVAAASAAAAVVGAAGLASICDSDTDPRELEAFAERFKQRRIKLGVTQADVGSALANLKIPGVGSLSQSTICRFESLTLSHNNMIALKPILQAWLEEAEGAQREKMNKPELFNGGEKKRKRTSIAAPEKRSLEAYFAVQPRPSSEKIAAIAEKLDLKKNVVRVWFCNQRQKQKRMKFSATY from the exons ATGATGTCCATGAACAGCAAGCAGCCTCACTTTGCCATGCATCCCACCCTCCCTGAGCACAAGTACCCGTCGCTGCACTCCAGCTCCGAGGCCATCCGGCGGGCCTGCCTGCCCACGCCGCCG CTGCAGAGCAACCTCTTCGCCAGCCTGGACGAGACGCTGCTGGCGCGGGCCGAGGCGCTGGCGGCCGTGGACATCGCGGTGTCCCAGGGCAAGAGCCACCCGTTCAAGCCGGACGCCACGTACCACACGATGAACAGCGTGCCCTGCACGTCCACGTCCACCGTGCCCCTggcgcaccaccaccaccaccaccaccaccaccaggcgcTCGAGCCCGGCGATCTGCTGGACCACATCTCGTCGCCGTCGCTGGCGCTCATGGCCGGCGCGGGGGGCGCGGGCGCggcgggcggtggcggcggcgcccACGACGGCCCCGGGGGCGGCGGCGGCCCGGGGGGCGGCGGCGGCCCGGGCGGCGGCGGCCCcgggggtggcggcggcggcggcggcggcccgggGAGCGGCGGCGGCCCGGGCGGCGGGCTCTTGGGCGGCTCGGCGCACCCGCACCCGCACATGCACGGCCTGGGCCACCTGTCGCACCCGGCGGCCGCGGCCGCCATGAACATGCCGTCCGGGCTGCCGCACCCGGGGCTGGTGGCCGCGGCCGCACACCacggcgcggcggcggcggcggcggcggcggcggccgggcAGGTGGCGGCCGcgtcggcggcggcggcggtggtgggcGCGGCGGGCCTGGCGTCCATCTGCGACTCGGACACGGACCCGCGCGAGCTCGAGGCGTTCGCCGAGCGCTTCAAGCAGCGGCGCATCAAGCTGGGCGTGACGCAGGCCGACGTGGGCTCGGCGCTGGCCAACCTCAAGATCCCGGGCGTGGGCTCGCTCAGCCAGAGCACCATCTGCAGGTTCGAGTCGCTCACGCTCTCGCACAACAACATGATCGCGCTCAAGCCCATCCTGCAGGCGTGGCTGGAGGAGGCCGAGGGCGCCCAGCGTGAGAAAATGAACAAGCCCGAGCTCTTCAACGGCGGCGAGAAGAAGCGCAAGCGGACTTCCATCGCCGCGCCGGAGAAGCGCTCCCTCGAGGCCTACTTTGCGGTACAACCCCGGCCCTCGTCGGAGAAGATCGCCGCCATCGCCGAGAAACTGGACCTCAAAAAGAACGTGGTGCGGGTGTGGTTTTGCaaccagagacagaagcagaagcgGATGAAATTCTCTGCCACTTACTGA